A region of the Pricia mediterranea genome:
CAAAAACCTCTACATGGAAAACTGGATTCTTGCCCCGATGTCAACGCTTTTAATAGTAATTTTCTCAGTACTATTAATTTTTAGTATTATCATTCTAATAACCCGTATTTCCGGTCTCCGCACATTTGCCAAGATGTCGAGCTTCGATTTCGCCTCGACCATTGCCATTGGATCTATATTGGCCTCTGTGGTGATGAACACCGGGCAATCGATAATCAAGGGTACCATAGCCCTTGCTACGATCATCGCCTTTCAAACTCTTTTTTCCTATGCAAAAAGAAAATCCAGCAAGCTGACCGAAATGCTAACGAACACCCCCATGCTCATCATGGACGGGGACCAAATTCTATACGACAACCTGGCCAAGACCAACGTCAGTGAAGAAGACCTCATCGCCAAATTACGGGAGGCTAATGTCAGACACTTTGGGGAAGTACTCGCGGTCGTGCTCGAATCTACCGGCGATGTCACGGTAATACACGCCAACGACGGAACCGAGCTAGACCGTGACCGGTTGCTCAAGGGGGTGCAGCGGTGATACGGTGCAAGTTTTACCTCTCAATTTATCCTAAACGTTATGTTAGAAAAACTTATTGAACTGAGCTGGAGCACAGTGGGCCAAATTGCCATTAGCGCATTGGGCATCTACCTTGCCGTAATTATAATGACCCGTATTTGCGGGAAACGAAGCTTTTCGAAGATGTCCAGCTTCGATTTCGCCATGACGGTAGCCGTTGGATCGATCATAGCGACCACGGTGCTCTCCTCCACCGTCAACATGGTCGAAGGCGTCGTGGGACTGGTTGCCGTTTATCTGCTCCAAATTACCGCCGCCCTGGCCCGAAGAAACAAAACCGTTCGAAACCTGATGGATAACTCCCCATTGTTGCTTATGGATGGCGATACGATTTTGGAAGATAACCTACGGAAAGCACGAGTGACCCAAGGAGACCTACGCTCCAAATTGCGGGAGGCGAACGTCACCGATCTCTCCAACGTAAAAGCGGTAGTATTTGAGACCACCGGCGATATATCCGTCCTTCACAAAGACGGCGAAGAGCCGCTTGATCTGTGGTTGATGAAGGATGTGGTTCGGGAGTGAACCGCTTCCCGCTTCATAGGATGGAAGCGGCACTCCGTGGTATCCGGCGGTCGGATAATCGAATTCAGATTTTTCAGTTCGTCCTACGGATCCATTTGAACATTTCAAATCGATTGTTCAGGGTATATGCACTACCAATGGCGGCTTGTAGTTCTTGTAGCTGATTTAAACATCCGCCACGCGCAATTCGTTGGTGGCATCCCGGAGTTCATTTTCAAATTGATTTCCACTTTGGCAGTTTCTTTTTGGCAAGAAGTTGGGAGGTTTTGGCACAGCTGGAAACGTCGTATTACATGTGTTTGGGACTGCCCTGTGAAAAAAGAGACTACTCTCTAGTGCTACAAAAATAACATTTCCCCCGGCGAACTTTTCCAAAAAAATCACCAGCCATATTATTCCGAATCCTTACTTTTAGTGCCTAAACAAAACCTATCAGGTCCCAGATGGTCCGAAACCGCTTTTTCGGAATAGCATCCCTGGCAATTAAACCACTTTAATAAAACCGACCTTAACTTGAGCACCATGAAACCATCCCTATTACGTCTCGGCCTTGTTGCCATGATTCTCTCCTTATTGCCCCACACCCTTACGGCCCAAAAACGCAAAAAATCGGATGCCTCGACCGCGCAGGTACCGCAGGAACTCTATTCCAGTTTGGAGTATCGGTCGCTTGGACCGTACCGGGGCGGGCGTTCGGCCACGGTGACCGGGGTTCAGGGCGAACCTGACCTCTACTACTTCGGGGCGACCGGGGGCGGGGTCTGGAAAACGACCAACGGAGGCCGGGAATGGGAAAATATTTCGGACGGCTATTTCGGGGGTAGCATAGGGGCGGTAGCGGTCGCGGAGAGCGACCCGAACGTCATCTATGTCGGAGGCGGCGAAAAGACCCTACGAGGAAATGTTTCTTCCGGATATGGCATCTGGAAAACCGTGGATGCCGGCAAGACGTGGAAGTCCGTGGGACTGGAAAACAGCCGGCATGTACCGCGGATCCGCATCCATCCCAAGAATCCCGATATCGTATATGCGGCCGTTCTCGGAAACATCTATAAGCCTACCGAAGACAGGGGCATCTATAAAAGTACCGATGGCGGGGCAAGCTGGTCGAAAAAACTCTTCGTCAACGAACAGGCCGGATTTGTAGATCTGATCCTGGACCCCAACAATCCGCGCATCATGTACGCTTCTTCGTGGCGGGTCAAGCGCACCCCATTCAGCCTGAGCAGCGGGGGCGAGGGCAGTGCCCTTTGGAAAAGTACCGATAGCGGCGAAAATTGGACGGAAATCTCAAAAAACGAGGGCTTTCCTAAAGATACCTTGGGAATTATCGGGGTGACCGTATCACCGGTCAATTCCGATCGGGTGTTCGCTATGGTGGAAAACAAAGAGAAAGGCGGACTCTACCGCAGTGAGGATGGCGGCCAAAAGTGGTCGCTGGTCAACGATGACCGTAGCCTTCGGCAGCGCGCGTGGTACTACACCCGGGTCTATGCCGATACCAAAGACGAAGATGTCGTTTACGTCGTCAACGTCTCGTACCACAAATCATCGGACGGCGGAAAGACCTTTGAAGCCCACAATGCTCCCCACGGCGACCACCACGACCTTTGGATCGCACCGGAAAATCCGAAAAGAATGGTCATCGCCGATGATGGCGGGGCGCAGGTCAGCTACGATGGGGGCGAAACCTGGAGCACCTACCACAACCAGCCTACGGCCCAATATTACCGGGTGACCACCGATAATGCCCATCCGTACCGGATCTATGTGGCACAACAGGACAATTCGACCCAGCGCGTAAAGCACCGGAGCGATGGCAACGGCATTACCGAAGACGACTGGGAGGAGACCGCAGGGGGCGAGTCCGCTTGGATCGCCGTCGACCCCACCGATAACGACATCGTATATGGCGGGAGTTACGGGGGATTTCTGACCCGGGTAAACCATGGGAAAAACACGGTACGCGGTATCAACGTTTGGCCCGACAACCCCATGGGGCATGGTGCCGAGGGGATGAAGTATCGTTTTCAGTGGAATTTCCCCATAATTTTCAGCAAGCACGATCCGAATAAACTCTACGCCTTCTCGAACCATGTGCATCGGACTACCAACGAGGGGCAAAGCTGGGAAGTGCTGAGCGAAGACCTGACGCGTAACGATTCGACCAAGCTGGTATCGAGCGGAGGGCCCATTACCCAAGACAACACCGGGGTGGAATATTACGGCACCATCTTCGCGGCCGATGAGAGTCCCTTGAAAGAAGGCCTGATGTGGGTCGGCAGCGACGATGGCTTGATTCACATCACCAGGGACGGGGGACAGACCTGGGAAAACGTGACGCCGAAAAATATGCCCAAATGGACCATGATCAACAGTATCGAGGCCTCAACTTTCGACGAGGGCACCTGTTACGTGGCCGCTACCAGTTACAAACTGGGCGATTTTAGTCCCTACCTCTACAAGACTTCCGATTACGGAAAAAGTTGGAGCAAAATAACCGATGGTATCCATGAAGAACATTTCACCCGGGTGGTACGCGAAGATCCGAAGCGAAAAGGATTATTGTACGCCGGTACCGAAACGGGCATGTACATTTCTTTCGACGACGGGGCCAATTGGAGTCCGTTTCAATTGAACCTTCCCATCGTTCCAATTACCGACCTTGCCATCAAGGACAATAGCCTGATCGTTGCCACCCAAGGGCGAAGTCTTTGGATGCTCGACGACCTCAGCGTCGTCCATCAGGCGGAAAAAATCGATCAGTCCGCCGAGAACATCCTGTACCGGCCTAAAGATGCCCTACGGACGAAAGGCAGCACCAAAGAAGAACCATCCCTAACCGAGGGGCAGAACCTTCCGAACGGGGTCATCACCCATTTCCTCCTAAAGAACCTCACCGAGAACGACAGTGTACAGCTGACCTACCTCAACATGAAAGGCGATACGCTGGCCACGTTCAAAAATTCCGCCAAGGAAAAGGATAAAAAACTGGAAGTCAAAAAAGGTGGTAATACCCATGTCTGGGATACGCGCAGCAAAGGTGCCGAAAAGTTGGACGGTATGATTTTGTGGTGGGCCAACCTAGACGGGGCCAAAGCGGTACCTGGCAATTACAAGGTCAGCCTGAGCGTAAACGGCACCGCTGAGAGCCAAGATTTTAAAATCGTGCCCGACCCCCGGGCCGAAGCCTCGGTGGAAGACATGCAGAAACAGTTCGATTTTGTGAGCGAGGTCAACGCTACGGTAGATAGGGCCCACCAATCCATCAAGAAAATCCGCAAGATCAATGAAAAACTCGAGACCTTCGTCAAACAACACCAAGACGATGACCGTGTCGAAGCCCTGGTCGAAAAGGCCAAAAAGATGAAGGGAAAATTCGGGGAGGTCGAAAAGGCGCTGTACCAGACCAAAAACCGAAGTCGACAAGACCCCCTCAATTTTCCGATCAAGCTGACCAACAAACTGGCGCATTTGAACAGCTTGGTAACGCTCGACGATTTCCCGCCCACCGATCAAGACTGGGCGGTCAAATCGGAACTGACGGCCAAGATCAACGCGCAACTGAAGGCCTTCGACCAAATGGCCGATGAAGAGCTCGATGCCTTCAACGATGAATTCAATACGTTGCAGCTCAACTATTTGTCCTTGGACGAATAAAAGTCCCGGTTTTTTTAACAAAGGCCAAAGTTGAACAACCTGATCAGCTTTGGCCTTTTCATTGGTAGTAATCCGTAGGTTCTTGGTTGGCACTGGTTGGCATAAACCGGCGAACGGTAGGCCATACAACATCTTTCATGACCATCCATACACCATCCGTTACGATTCACACAAAATCCAAATTCAAAATTCGATAGAATTCTTACTTTACGATTTTTCTTATATGAATCATAGGTAAAATACTGATGCCATCGGCAGGTTCCCTCCAGCAAAGAAATGAGATTTTGAACCTTATTTTCTAGAACCCATGCCCAGCGTTCCTTCAATAACCGGCAGTATCCGAAAGCCCTTCACAGCCAATAAACGGCTTTTTGGTCTGCTTACTGTCGCCCTGATCGTTATCGGCCTGTTCTTCGCCATTTACTATTCCCATATAAAAAGCAACCAACAACACTTTCGGGAATCGAAGCTTCAAAGCCTGGATTCCGATTTCGATATTATCTCAAGGCAATTGGACAACGATATCCAAATCTACAACTCCAGAAACAACATCCAACCTAAAACCA
Encoded here:
- a CDS encoding DUF421 domain-containing protein, encoding MLEKLIELSWSTVGQIAISALGIYLAVIIMTRICGKRSFSKMSSFDFAMTVAVGSIIATTVLSSTVNMVEGVVGLVAVYLLQITAALARRNKTVRNLMDNSPLLLMDGDTILEDNLRKARVTQGDLRSKLREANVTDLSNVKAVVFETTGDISVLHKDGEEPLDLWLMKDVVRE
- a CDS encoding DUF421 domain-containing protein; this encodes MENWILAPMSTLLIVIFSVLLIFSIIILITRISGLRTFAKMSSFDFASTIAIGSILASVVMNTGQSIIKGTIALATIIAFQTLFSYAKRKSSKLTEMLTNTPMLIMDGDQILYDNLAKTNVSEEDLIAKLREANVRHFGEVLAVVLESTGDVTVIHANDGTELDRDRLLKGVQR
- a CDS encoding WD40/YVTN/BNR-like repeat-containing protein, giving the protein MKPSLLRLGLVAMILSLLPHTLTAQKRKKSDASTAQVPQELYSSLEYRSLGPYRGGRSATVTGVQGEPDLYYFGATGGGVWKTTNGGREWENISDGYFGGSIGAVAVAESDPNVIYVGGGEKTLRGNVSSGYGIWKTVDAGKTWKSVGLENSRHVPRIRIHPKNPDIVYAAVLGNIYKPTEDRGIYKSTDGGASWSKKLFVNEQAGFVDLILDPNNPRIMYASSWRVKRTPFSLSSGGEGSALWKSTDSGENWTEISKNEGFPKDTLGIIGVTVSPVNSDRVFAMVENKEKGGLYRSEDGGQKWSLVNDDRSLRQRAWYYTRVYADTKDEDVVYVVNVSYHKSSDGGKTFEAHNAPHGDHHDLWIAPENPKRMVIADDGGAQVSYDGGETWSTYHNQPTAQYYRVTTDNAHPYRIYVAQQDNSTQRVKHRSDGNGITEDDWEETAGGESAWIAVDPTDNDIVYGGSYGGFLTRVNHGKNTVRGINVWPDNPMGHGAEGMKYRFQWNFPIIFSKHDPNKLYAFSNHVHRTTNEGQSWEVLSEDLTRNDSTKLVSSGGPITQDNTGVEYYGTIFAADESPLKEGLMWVGSDDGLIHITRDGGQTWENVTPKNMPKWTMINSIEASTFDEGTCYVAATSYKLGDFSPYLYKTSDYGKSWSKITDGIHEEHFTRVVREDPKRKGLLYAGTETGMYISFDDGANWSPFQLNLPIVPITDLAIKDNSLIVATQGRSLWMLDDLSVVHQAEKIDQSAENILYRPKDALRTKGSTKEEPSLTEGQNLPNGVITHFLLKNLTENDSVQLTYLNMKGDTLATFKNSAKEKDKKLEVKKGGNTHVWDTRSKGAEKLDGMILWWANLDGAKAVPGNYKVSLSVNGTAESQDFKIVPDPRAEASVEDMQKQFDFVSEVNATVDRAHQSIKKIRKINEKLETFVKQHQDDDRVEALVEKAKKMKGKFGEVEKALYQTKNRSRQDPLNFPIKLTNKLAHLNSLVTLDDFPPTDQDWAVKSELTAKINAQLKAFDQMADEELDAFNDEFNTLQLNYLSLDE